A part of Aegilops tauschii subsp. strangulata cultivar AL8/78 chromosome 2, Aet v6.0, whole genome shotgun sequence genomic DNA contains:
- the LOC109751698 gene encoding putative disease resistance protein RGA3 isoform X2, which yields MAGNGEGASHPSLELEASASGLGQAPLSIPASGHGMAETALGAAQWVVSKALAPVADGVLEAWAATRTFGLNIQALKTELEKVQATLEIAATKELPGLATEKMLQKLWDSAHNAEDLLDELDYFRIHDELHGTYDAADQHGDDVLRDLAFDARHTIKALGKLVNCFPWQRAELQQRSHGDSFSASQANQEVSGCMPSLGKLLLSSCSPHPHVRGDEDRGIAQETPMPEFNRADFSQRMRDTVEQLKLMRNDVKDILQTCGHRTVLDIAQRRVTTTPQSAEPKLYGRDHVMNNIIHDITEGQYCDKGLTVLPVIGPGGMGKTTMIQHIYNNQQVQNHFSVRIWICVSFNFNLGKVLEQIKEDTLTVEGENGCSTTQELIEHRLKHKRFLLVLDDIWQFTDVDDWKKLLLILGKSQEKGSVILVTTRQKEIADQVKKSAEPKELNGLEPGEFKKLFLVYVFDAEQCPGDKRFLLDTGDKIMGKLKGSPLAAKTVGRLLRTDPSLAHWKRVLNSKQWAKQSNGIMLALELSYGFLPFHLQRCFSYSALFPEDYRFRSRELISLWIGLDILTPSDQNPTFEGIGLSILNDLVIHGFFREYKTDGGLRYVMHDLLHELALKVASHDCLRLRLPDVGSVEIKPSTRHLSISIENLGGYNGKKLKRELEKLKTRLKVEHLQTLMLFGAMDEGSAKIFGDFLGEANALRVLYLPLLKYPVESMVHNFSGLVHLRFLCLGCLPINISKFYHLRVLDLKSWSSSGDFPEDTSNLAKLCHYYTPRDDKLHYDICNVGKIQLLEKLKVFRVNKKNEGFEPKQLEPLTKLWELGIYNLEKIHTKKEAAQAKLIEKKYLRRLTLGWDSKRSSDEPGVEAMVLECLRPHENLEVLCIRGHRGPTCPTWLGDELAVEALQFLRLDGVSWKVFPSLRNMGDLCELEIQDCPEFSSVIPTSWIESLRRITIECVKLLKRFAYSKSSHGAQLEIIGWGDLQSLDQVLVFDKETGLEKLTLERCPPLELKHLLMLTSLKTLILKHSAGLAGLAGPLGGQGDVEWQLPVEHIEICHLNGNSWNELTELFPHLPKLSKLEIRDCKNITQLVVGVDLRQTASEMGGGEITAATEEEDDGVLLFPAHLCDSLQKLKLLSYPELVLVDSPTLVPGGGWLQSLRSLQRLSIKYCPKFLSAFSFSSHIFPSSLQFLELTKLEGMGTLEPLSNLSSLTRLVLEFCGKDLKCQGLQSLLTTGSQLKELEVRGSHRFFANWDPNPRRAVEDVEGGEEQPTQLVASTLRKLCTDDAAGLLAAPICSFLSSSLTKLKLHGYGPEGMERFSKEQEDALQLLSSLQKLEFRHFHHLQQIPAGLCNLTSLKMLSINHCPAVSSLPSDGLPKSLEKLDVYDCSEVLKRQCRWMLGTIPKTIRG from the exons ATGGCAGGCAACGGCGAAGGCGCGTCGCATCCGTCGCTGGAACTGGAAGCAAGCGCCTCCGGATTAGGTCAG GCGCCCTTGTCCATCCCTGCATCCGGCCACGGGATGGCCGAGACCGCCCTCGGCGCCGCACAATGGGTGGTGAGCAAGGCGCTAGCCCCGGTCGCGGATGGCGTGCTGGAGGCTTGGGCGGCCACCAGGACATTTGGTCTCAACATCCAGGCCCTCAAAACTGAACTGGAGAAGGTGCAGGCCACGCTCGAAATAGCTGCCACCAAGGAGCTCCCTGGGCTGGCCACGGAGAAGATGCTGCAGAAGCTGTGGGACTCGGCGCACAATGCCGAGGACTTGCTGGACGAGCTGGACTACTTCCGCATCCACGACGAGCTCCACGGCACGTACGACGCTGCCGACCAGCACGGCGACGATGTCCTCCGTGACCTCGCCTTTGATGCTCGCCACACCATCAAAGCTCTTGGCAAACTGGTCAACTGTTTCCCATGGCAGCGTGCTGAGCTCCAGCAGAGGTCACACGGCGATTCGTTCTCAGCATCACAAGCCAACCAGGAGGTCAGCGGATGCATGCCCAGCCTCGGTAAACTTCTCCTTTCCTCATGTTCCCCACATCCACATGTTCGTGGTGATGAAGATCGTGGCATTGCGCAAGAAACACCGATGCCTGAGTTTAACAGGGCTGATTTCTCCCAAAGGATGAGGGACACTGTAGAGCAACTAAAGCTTATGCGTAATGATGTTAAGGATATTCTGCAGACTTGTGGCCATAGAACTGTCCTAGACATTGCTCAGCGTCGTGTCACCACCACACCTCAGAGTGCAGAGCCAAAACTGTATGGGAGGGACCATGTCATGAATAATATCATACATGATATCACCGAGGGTCAATACTGTGACAAGGGTCTAACTGTGCTTCCGGTTATTGGTCCGGGGGGAATGGGGAAGACAACTATGATACAACACATATATAACAACCAGCAAGTGCAGAATCATTTTTCAGTCAGGATTTGGATATGTGTGTCGTTCAATTTCAACTTGGGTAAGGTGCTAGAACAGATTAAAGAAGATACCCTTACGGTTGAAGGTGAGAATGGGTGTAGCACAACACAAGAGCTGATTGAACACAGATTGAAACACAAAAGGTTCTTACTTGTATTGGATGATATATGGCAGTTTACTGATGTGGATGACTGGAAAAAACTATTGTTGATACTAGGCAAGTCACAAGAGAAGGGTTCCGTGATTCTAGTCACAACTCGGCAAAAGGAAATAGCAGACCAAGTTAAGAAAAGTGCAGAGCCAAAAGAACTGAATGGTTTAGAACCTGGAGAGTTTAAGAAGTTATTCCTTGTATATGTCTTTGATGCTGAGCAATGTCCAGGGGATAAACGTTTTTTGCTTGACACTGGAGATAAGATAATGGGAAAACTAAAGGGCTCCCCTCTTGCAGCAAAGACCGTTGGTAGATTACTGAGGACAGACCCTAGTTTGGCTCATTGGAAAAGGGTCCTAAACAGCAAACAATGGGCGAAACAGTCCAATGGAATTATGCTTGCCTTGGAGCTTAGCTATGGCTTTCTCCCTTTCCATTTGCAACGGTGTTTTTCCTATTCTGCATTATTTCCTGAAGATTACCGTTTCAGAAGCCGTGAGCTCATCAGCCTATGGATCGGACTAGATATTTTGACACCTTCTGATCAAAACCCAACCTTTGAAGGCATAGGTCTGAGCATTTTGAATGATTTAGTCATCCATGGATTTTTCAGAGAATATAAAACTGATGGTGGTCTGCGGTATGTTATGCATGACCTACTGCATGAGTTGGCATTGAAGGTTGCATCACATGACTGTCTTCGTCTTCGTCTCCCTGATGTTGGATCGGTAGAAATTAAGCCATCCACCCGACACTTGTCTATAAGCATAGAGAACTTGGGTGGATATAATGGTAAAAAATTAAAGAGGGAATTGGAAAAACTGAAGACAAGATTGAAGGTTGAACATTTGCAAACACTGATGTTATTTGGAGCGATGGATGAAGGTTCTGCTAAGATATTTGGTGATTTTCTCGGGGAAGCAAATGCTCTTCGTGTTCTTTATTTGCCCCTCCTaaagtatcccgtggagtccatGGTACATAATTTTTCAGGACTTGTCCACCTACGATTCCTATGTCTAGGGTGTTTACCAATTAACATCTCTAAATTTTATCATCTAAGGGTTCTAGATCTTAAGTCATGGTCTAGCAGTGGTGATTTTCCTGAAGACACGAGCAACCTTGCAAAGTTGTGCCATTATTATACCCCAAGAGATGATAAGCTTCATTATGATATTTGTAATGTGGGAAAAATTCAGCTCTTGGAAAAGTTGAAGGTATTTCGGGTCAATAAAAAAAATGAAGGATTTGAACCAAAGCAACTAGAGCCACTGACCAAGCTATGGGAGCTTGGCATCTACAACCTTGAGAAAATACATACAAAAAAAGAAGCAGCTCAAGCAAAACTGATTGAGAAGAAATACTTGAGGAGGTTAACATTGGGTTGGGATAGTAAGCGATCTAGTGATGAGCCTGGTGTGGAAGCAATGGTTCTTGAGTGCCTTCGACCACATGAAAATCTTGAAGTGTTGTGCATTAGAGGGCATAGAGGCCCCACTTGTCCAACATGGCTGGGTGATGAGCTTGCTGTTGAAGCTCTACAATTTCTTCGTCTTGATGGTGTTTCTTGGAAGGTTTTCCCTTCTTTACGGAACATGGGGGATCTTTGTGAGCTTGAGATACAAGATTGTCCAGAATTCTCGTCTGTGATTCCCACCTCCTGGATTGAGAGTTTGCGTCGCATCACGATTGAATGTGTCAAGCTACTAAAGAGATTTGCATACTCAAAATCATCACATGGAGCACAACTGGAAATCATTGGATGGGGTGATCTGCAAAGCTTAGACCAAGTGTTAGTTTTCGATAAAGAAACAGGTCTTGAGAAGCTGACACTCGAGAGATGCCCACCTTTGGAGTTGAAGCACCTTCTGATGCTAACCTCGCTGAAGACACTGATTTTAAAGCATTCAGCTGGTCTGGCTGGTCTGGCTGGACCACTAGGAGGTCAGGGTGATGTGGAATGGCAGCTCCCTGTTGAGCACATCGAGATCTGCCACTTAAATGGTAATAGTTGGAATGAACTGACAGAGCTCTTCCCACACCTCCCAAAGCTCTCCAAATTGGAGATACGGGATTGTAAAAACATAACACAGCTGGTAGTGGGGGTGGATCTGCGACAAACAGCATCAGAGATGGGGGGAGGTGAAATAACAGCAGCAACAGAGGAAGAGGATGATGGAGTGCTGCTCTTCCCAGCTCATCTCTGTGACTCACTACAGAAATTGAAGCTCCTTTCCTACCCAGAGCTGGTCCTGGTGGACTCGCCAACTCTTGTTCCTGGAGGAGGATGGCTCCAATCCTTGCGATCCCTCCAGAGATTAAGCATAAAGTATTGCCCAAAGTTTCTATCCGCCTTCTCATTCTCCAGTCACATTTTCCCTTCCTCCCTGCAATTCCTGGAGCTTACGAAATTAGAAGGGATGGGGACACTAGAGCCTCTCTCAAACCTTTCTTCTCTTACCAGATTAGTACTGGAATTTTGTGGAAAGGACCTGAAATGTCAGGGACTGCAGTCTCTCCTTACCACCGGCAGCCAGCTCAAGGAATTGGAAGTCAGGGGCAGCCATAGATTCTTTGCTAATTGGGATCCAAATCCCAGACGGGCTGTGGAGGATGTTGAAGGAGGAGAAGAGCAGCCAACACAGCTTGTTGCATCCACGCTGCGGAAGCTTTGCACAGATGACGCAGCAGGACTCCTTGCTGCACCCATCTGCAGCTTCCTTTCTTCCTCTCTCAccaagctgaaacttcatgggTACGGGCCTGAAGGGATGGAGCGCTTCAGCAAGGAGCAAGAGGACGCCCTTCAGCTCCTCTCCTCCCTCCAGAAACTTGAGTTTAGGCATTTCCACCATCTTCAGCAAATCCCTGCAGGGTTGTGCAACCTTACCAGCCTCAAGATGTTATCAATCAACCACTGTCCTGCCGTCTCGTCATTGCCCAGCGATGGCCTCCCCAAATCACTGGAAAAACTAGATGTCTATGACTGCAGCGAGGTGCTAAAACGGCAGTGCAGGTGGATGTTGGGAACCATCCCCAAAACCATAAGAGGATGA
- the LOC109751698 gene encoding putative disease resistance protein RGA3 isoform X1, with amino-acid sequence MAETALGAAQWVVSKALAPVADGVLEAWAATRTFGLNIQALKTELEKVQATLEIAATKELPGLATEKMLQKLWDSAHNAEDLLDELDYFRIHDELHGTYDAADQHGDDVLRDLAFDARHTIKALGKLVNCFPWQRAELQQRSHGDSFSASQANQEVSGCMPSLGKLLLSSCSPHPHVRGDEDRGIAQETPMPEFNRADFSQRMRDTVEQLKLMRNDVKDILQTCGHRTVLDIAQRRVTTTPQSAEPKLYGRDHVMNNIIHDITEGQYCDKGLTVLPVIGPGGMGKTTMIQHIYNNQQVQNHFSVRIWICVSFNFNLGKVLEQIKEDTLTVEGENGCSTTQELIEHRLKHKRFLLVLDDIWQFTDVDDWKKLLLILGKSQEKGSVILVTTRQKEIADQVKKSAEPKELNGLEPGEFKKLFLVYVFDAEQCPGDKRFLLDTGDKIMGKLKGSPLAAKTVGRLLRTDPSLAHWKRVLNSKQWAKQSNGIMLALELSYGFLPFHLQRCFSYSALFPEDYRFRSRELISLWIGLDILTPSDQNPTFEGIGLSILNDLVIHGFFREYKTDGGLRYVMHDLLHELALKVASHDCLRLRLPDVGSVEIKPSTRHLSISIENLGGYNGKKLKRELEKLKTRLKVEHLQTLMLFGAMDEGSAKIFGDFLGEANALRVLYLPLLKYPVESMVHNFSGLVHLRFLCLGCLPINISKFYHLRVLDLKSWSSSGDFPEDTSNLAKLCHYYTPRDDKLHYDICNVGKIQLLEKLKVFRVNKKNEGFEPKQLEPLTKLWELGIYNLEKIHTKKEAAQAKLIEKKYLRRLTLGWDSKRSSDEPGVEAMVLECLRPHENLEVLCIRGHRGPTCPTWLGDELAVEALQFLRLDGVSWKVFPSLRNMGDLCELEIQDCPEFSSVIPTSWIESLRRITIECVKLLKRFAYSKSSHGAQLEIIGWGDLQSLDQVLVFDKETGLEKLTLERCPPLELKHLLMLTSLKTLILKHSAGLAGLAGPLGGQGDVEWQLPVEHIEICHLNGNSWNELTELFPHLPKLSKLEIRDCKNITQLVVGVDLRQTASEMGGGEITAATEEEDDGVLLFPAHLCDSLQKLKLLSYPELVLVDSPTLVPGGGWLQSLRSLQRLSIKYCPKFLSAFSFSSHIFPSSLQFLELTKLEGMGTLEPLSNLSSLTRLVLEFCGKDLKCQGLQSLLTTGSQLKELEVRGSHRFFANWDPNPRRAVEDVEGGEEQPTQLVASTLRKLCTDDAAGLLAAPICSFLSSSLTKLKLHGYGPEGMERFSKEQEDALQLLSSLQKLEFRHFHHLQQIPAGLCNLTSLKMLSINHCPAVSSLPSDGLPKSLEKLDVYDCSEVLKRQCRWMLGTIPKTIRG; translated from the coding sequence ATGGCCGAGACCGCCCTCGGCGCCGCACAATGGGTGGTGAGCAAGGCGCTAGCCCCGGTCGCGGATGGCGTGCTGGAGGCTTGGGCGGCCACCAGGACATTTGGTCTCAACATCCAGGCCCTCAAAACTGAACTGGAGAAGGTGCAGGCCACGCTCGAAATAGCTGCCACCAAGGAGCTCCCTGGGCTGGCCACGGAGAAGATGCTGCAGAAGCTGTGGGACTCGGCGCACAATGCCGAGGACTTGCTGGACGAGCTGGACTACTTCCGCATCCACGACGAGCTCCACGGCACGTACGACGCTGCCGACCAGCACGGCGACGATGTCCTCCGTGACCTCGCCTTTGATGCTCGCCACACCATCAAAGCTCTTGGCAAACTGGTCAACTGTTTCCCATGGCAGCGTGCTGAGCTCCAGCAGAGGTCACACGGCGATTCGTTCTCAGCATCACAAGCCAACCAGGAGGTCAGCGGATGCATGCCCAGCCTCGGTAAACTTCTCCTTTCCTCATGTTCCCCACATCCACATGTTCGTGGTGATGAAGATCGTGGCATTGCGCAAGAAACACCGATGCCTGAGTTTAACAGGGCTGATTTCTCCCAAAGGATGAGGGACACTGTAGAGCAACTAAAGCTTATGCGTAATGATGTTAAGGATATTCTGCAGACTTGTGGCCATAGAACTGTCCTAGACATTGCTCAGCGTCGTGTCACCACCACACCTCAGAGTGCAGAGCCAAAACTGTATGGGAGGGACCATGTCATGAATAATATCATACATGATATCACCGAGGGTCAATACTGTGACAAGGGTCTAACTGTGCTTCCGGTTATTGGTCCGGGGGGAATGGGGAAGACAACTATGATACAACACATATATAACAACCAGCAAGTGCAGAATCATTTTTCAGTCAGGATTTGGATATGTGTGTCGTTCAATTTCAACTTGGGTAAGGTGCTAGAACAGATTAAAGAAGATACCCTTACGGTTGAAGGTGAGAATGGGTGTAGCACAACACAAGAGCTGATTGAACACAGATTGAAACACAAAAGGTTCTTACTTGTATTGGATGATATATGGCAGTTTACTGATGTGGATGACTGGAAAAAACTATTGTTGATACTAGGCAAGTCACAAGAGAAGGGTTCCGTGATTCTAGTCACAACTCGGCAAAAGGAAATAGCAGACCAAGTTAAGAAAAGTGCAGAGCCAAAAGAACTGAATGGTTTAGAACCTGGAGAGTTTAAGAAGTTATTCCTTGTATATGTCTTTGATGCTGAGCAATGTCCAGGGGATAAACGTTTTTTGCTTGACACTGGAGATAAGATAATGGGAAAACTAAAGGGCTCCCCTCTTGCAGCAAAGACCGTTGGTAGATTACTGAGGACAGACCCTAGTTTGGCTCATTGGAAAAGGGTCCTAAACAGCAAACAATGGGCGAAACAGTCCAATGGAATTATGCTTGCCTTGGAGCTTAGCTATGGCTTTCTCCCTTTCCATTTGCAACGGTGTTTTTCCTATTCTGCATTATTTCCTGAAGATTACCGTTTCAGAAGCCGTGAGCTCATCAGCCTATGGATCGGACTAGATATTTTGACACCTTCTGATCAAAACCCAACCTTTGAAGGCATAGGTCTGAGCATTTTGAATGATTTAGTCATCCATGGATTTTTCAGAGAATATAAAACTGATGGTGGTCTGCGGTATGTTATGCATGACCTACTGCATGAGTTGGCATTGAAGGTTGCATCACATGACTGTCTTCGTCTTCGTCTCCCTGATGTTGGATCGGTAGAAATTAAGCCATCCACCCGACACTTGTCTATAAGCATAGAGAACTTGGGTGGATATAATGGTAAAAAATTAAAGAGGGAATTGGAAAAACTGAAGACAAGATTGAAGGTTGAACATTTGCAAACACTGATGTTATTTGGAGCGATGGATGAAGGTTCTGCTAAGATATTTGGTGATTTTCTCGGGGAAGCAAATGCTCTTCGTGTTCTTTATTTGCCCCTCCTaaagtatcccgtggagtccatGGTACATAATTTTTCAGGACTTGTCCACCTACGATTCCTATGTCTAGGGTGTTTACCAATTAACATCTCTAAATTTTATCATCTAAGGGTTCTAGATCTTAAGTCATGGTCTAGCAGTGGTGATTTTCCTGAAGACACGAGCAACCTTGCAAAGTTGTGCCATTATTATACCCCAAGAGATGATAAGCTTCATTATGATATTTGTAATGTGGGAAAAATTCAGCTCTTGGAAAAGTTGAAGGTATTTCGGGTCAATAAAAAAAATGAAGGATTTGAACCAAAGCAACTAGAGCCACTGACCAAGCTATGGGAGCTTGGCATCTACAACCTTGAGAAAATACATACAAAAAAAGAAGCAGCTCAAGCAAAACTGATTGAGAAGAAATACTTGAGGAGGTTAACATTGGGTTGGGATAGTAAGCGATCTAGTGATGAGCCTGGTGTGGAAGCAATGGTTCTTGAGTGCCTTCGACCACATGAAAATCTTGAAGTGTTGTGCATTAGAGGGCATAGAGGCCCCACTTGTCCAACATGGCTGGGTGATGAGCTTGCTGTTGAAGCTCTACAATTTCTTCGTCTTGATGGTGTTTCTTGGAAGGTTTTCCCTTCTTTACGGAACATGGGGGATCTTTGTGAGCTTGAGATACAAGATTGTCCAGAATTCTCGTCTGTGATTCCCACCTCCTGGATTGAGAGTTTGCGTCGCATCACGATTGAATGTGTCAAGCTACTAAAGAGATTTGCATACTCAAAATCATCACATGGAGCACAACTGGAAATCATTGGATGGGGTGATCTGCAAAGCTTAGACCAAGTGTTAGTTTTCGATAAAGAAACAGGTCTTGAGAAGCTGACACTCGAGAGATGCCCACCTTTGGAGTTGAAGCACCTTCTGATGCTAACCTCGCTGAAGACACTGATTTTAAAGCATTCAGCTGGTCTGGCTGGTCTGGCTGGACCACTAGGAGGTCAGGGTGATGTGGAATGGCAGCTCCCTGTTGAGCACATCGAGATCTGCCACTTAAATGGTAATAGTTGGAATGAACTGACAGAGCTCTTCCCACACCTCCCAAAGCTCTCCAAATTGGAGATACGGGATTGTAAAAACATAACACAGCTGGTAGTGGGGGTGGATCTGCGACAAACAGCATCAGAGATGGGGGGAGGTGAAATAACAGCAGCAACAGAGGAAGAGGATGATGGAGTGCTGCTCTTCCCAGCTCATCTCTGTGACTCACTACAGAAATTGAAGCTCCTTTCCTACCCAGAGCTGGTCCTGGTGGACTCGCCAACTCTTGTTCCTGGAGGAGGATGGCTCCAATCCTTGCGATCCCTCCAGAGATTAAGCATAAAGTATTGCCCAAAGTTTCTATCCGCCTTCTCATTCTCCAGTCACATTTTCCCTTCCTCCCTGCAATTCCTGGAGCTTACGAAATTAGAAGGGATGGGGACACTAGAGCCTCTCTCAAACCTTTCTTCTCTTACCAGATTAGTACTGGAATTTTGTGGAAAGGACCTGAAATGTCAGGGACTGCAGTCTCTCCTTACCACCGGCAGCCAGCTCAAGGAATTGGAAGTCAGGGGCAGCCATAGATTCTTTGCTAATTGGGATCCAAATCCCAGACGGGCTGTGGAGGATGTTGAAGGAGGAGAAGAGCAGCCAACACAGCTTGTTGCATCCACGCTGCGGAAGCTTTGCACAGATGACGCAGCAGGACTCCTTGCTGCACCCATCTGCAGCTTCCTTTCTTCCTCTCTCAccaagctgaaacttcatgggTACGGGCCTGAAGGGATGGAGCGCTTCAGCAAGGAGCAAGAGGACGCCCTTCAGCTCCTCTCCTCCCTCCAGAAACTTGAGTTTAGGCATTTCCACCATCTTCAGCAAATCCCTGCAGGGTTGTGCAACCTTACCAGCCTCAAGATGTTATCAATCAACCACTGTCCTGCCGTCTCGTCATTGCCCAGCGATGGCCTCCCCAAATCACTGGAAAAACTAGATGTCTATGACTGCAGCGAGGTGCTAAAACGGCAGTGCAGGTGGATGTTGGGAACCATCCCCAAAACCATAAGAGGATGA